Proteins from one Catenuloplanes atrovinosus genomic window:
- a CDS encoding IS110 family transposase, producing the protein MRWAGVDWAKDDHVVCVVDEAGRVVERVTVTHKAAGLARMVGVLDRHEVDAVGIERGDGPVVDALLDAGLPVFVIAPGQVKALRGRYGSAGNKDDRFDAFVLADVVRTDRARLTPLCTDRDDTVVLRRLSRARKDVIGHRVAAANQLRAHLDTAMPGTVGLFADLDSPISLAFLAVFTSQDALDRLTEARLARWLARQRYSGRTSAAVLLARIRSAPRGPQGPAGAGLAGITVALVAILQSLVAQIKALSTQIGEAFDAHPDAPIFAGLPKAGTIRAARLLAEIGDARGRFPTPNAMACLAGAAPSTRQSGRSKVVTFRWSADKHLRDAVCDFAADSRHANPWAANLYHRARERGHTHQHAVRILARAWLTVIWKCWTTNTPYEQDKHGQLQLILDQRR; encoded by the coding sequence GTGCGGTGGGCGGGAGTCGACTGGGCGAAAGATGATCATGTGGTGTGTGTGGTCGACGAGGCCGGGCGGGTGGTGGAGCGGGTCACGGTGACGCACAAGGCGGCGGGGCTGGCCCGGATGGTCGGGGTGCTGGACCGGCATGAGGTGGACGCGGTCGGGATCGAGCGGGGTGACGGGCCGGTCGTCGATGCGCTGCTCGATGCGGGTCTTCCGGTGTTCGTGATTGCTCCGGGGCAGGTGAAGGCGTTGCGGGGCCGGTATGGGTCGGCGGGGAACAAGGATGACCGGTTCGATGCGTTCGTGCTGGCCGATGTGGTGCGCACGGACCGGGCTCGGCTCACGCCCCTGTGCACCGATCGGGATGACACGGTGGTGTTGCGGCGGTTGTCGAGGGCGCGTAAGGACGTGATCGGGCATAGGGTCGCGGCGGCGAACCAGCTACGGGCGCATCTGGACACCGCCATGCCCGGGACGGTCGGGTTGTTCGCGGACCTGGACTCGCCGATCAGTCTGGCGTTCCTGGCCGTGTTCACCAGCCAGGACGCCCTGGACCGGTTGACCGAGGCCCGGCTGGCCCGGTGGCTGGCCCGGCAGCGGTATTCCGGGCGGACGTCAGCGGCGGTGTTGCTGGCGCGGATCCGGTCCGCGCCCCGCGGGCCGCAGGGCCCGGCCGGGGCCGGGCTGGCAGGGATCACCGTCGCGCTCGTGGCGATCCTGCAGAGCCTCGTCGCGCAGATCAAAGCCCTCAGCACGCAGATCGGTGAGGCATTCGACGCCCACCCCGACGCGCCGATCTTCGCCGGCCTGCCGAAAGCCGGCACGATCCGCGCGGCCCGGCTTCTGGCCGAGATCGGTGACGCCCGCGGCCGGTTCCCCACCCCGAACGCGATGGCCTGCCTGGCCGGCGCCGCTCCCTCGACCCGCCAGTCCGGCCGATCGAAGGTGGTCACGTTCCGCTGGAGCGCGGACAAACACCTTCGTGACGCGGTCTGCGACTTCGCCGCCGATAGCCGCCACGCCAACCCATGGGCGGCGAACCTCTACCACCGCGCCCGCGAACGCGGCCACACACACCAGCACGCCGTCCGGATCCTCGCCCGCGCCTGGCTGACAGTGATCTGGAAATGCTGGACCACGAACACCCCCTACGAACAGGACAAACACGGCCAACTCCAACTCATACTCGACCAGAGACGTTGA